Part of the Ictalurus punctatus breed USDA103 chromosome 9, Coco_2.0, whole genome shotgun sequence genome is shown below.
AACTGACAACAATCTAAACTCTTTATTCAGGTCTTTGTTAGAAAGTTGAATACATAGTGTGAAGGGCCTGTTACCACCCACAGTGAGAGGAAATATGCTTGACGGTATGTTCCATTAACTATTTTGACCATACCTCTGTTAGAATCAGTTGCTATTAGTTAACATATTTTGTGTAATGTAGCCATTTGTAACAGATACTGTATACTCATGTAtactcatatacacacagtataaacagatggatgacaaattaaaggaaaaatggtGACTTTGTTATGCAGTGGGGGGAATTTTGCATTCATAGTTTTTGTCCACTTGTCCCCTTAGAGGAAATGGACTCTGAAAATCAATAGTCATTTTGGACTGAGCACCTTTATCCTGTGATGAAACCTTTCTATCCTGAGAGGAGTGGtgtcttccaggatgacaataTCCTCATCCTCAGGGCACGAGGGCTCATAAAATGGTTTGATGAGCAAGAAAGtaacatacactatatacacacaattttaattaatttatttaaagcaaTATTTTATCTATATGCTTAAAGGGTTACCCCCAGCATGCCTGCCAGTTATCAAGTAAACAAGTTCCACAAAAATgttggttttcttttttaattgctATTCTGAAATAAAGCACAGCACACTCCAGGTGTTCAAAAAAGTTTTGACTGgcaatgtatttataaaatatttgttcattcatgttccataatGGATTTActgtatcctggtcaggattgcAGTGGATCCAGTCTATCCAAGTAGGTGGCAATACCCCCTGGACTAGATGCCAGGCCATTGCATGCTCATTCAccactaggggcaatttagggtAGCCAAACCTACAgcaaggaaactggagaacccagaggagaCCCGTGCAGatgcagggagaacatgcaatatTCTAAACATACAGTAACCCaagttcaggatcaaaccagggaccatGGAGTTGTGAGCcagcaacactacccactgcaccacaccaCCATGCTGTCTCTGCATGCGGTTTTAGTCTAACAGGGATATGATACTCTACTTTTGGCCTCCAAATGTTTTTGAAACTGTGTCTATTTACAATTTCACTGGTATGTACTGTTCATCATAACCACATATTCTATCCTCATTTTCAGCAGCAGCATACATATGAAAAagatactttgttttttttcccccattctgctccagtaaagtgtgtgtgtgtgtgtgcgcgtgtgtgtgtgcatgtgtgtgcatgtgtgtgtgtgaaagaaagcgtatgactgagagagaaaggaaCTGGGTGTCAGATCACATCTAAATAGTCAGTAGCCATGAGTTGTGCCTGGGGTAGTGGAAAAGCCAGGCAACCCAGTGGGACAGACCATTATATTtatagagagagatgagaggtTTGACCTTCACTGTTCATTGAGGATCAACCATTTAGAGCAATAACTCAACATGCTCAATACTATAGATACAAGTGTCCTATATGTTGATTGCCACATGTTCTTCAATACATGCATTGAGCACATTATTTCTTTTAGTTCAATACCTGTTTTGTCAATAATATGCTTCAATCATTATTTTTAGACTCTATAGTGTTAGAATTTcacttaataaataatttgtataaTCATAATAATGTAAACTCTTTAACATCTGTACTAGATTTGATTCAAAGCCATTTAAACATATGCATTATCTCATGCTATTTAAACTCTCTCATTCATAGCAGCAcccagttgttgttgtttttttgcaatcCAAACTTGGTATTTATAGCAGGGCAAATATTTGTAATTGTGTAAATTGTTTTACATTAAGCATTTAAATGACACAGACAATTGCTTAAAATTTTATGAGGTTTATATGATACATTATGAATTTCTCTTTCTATAATTGAAATTTATTATAAGGTGATTTTTAGTTGAGCATTTTCATGTACTGTGCTGAGTCTTGTCAGCATGTGTTGGTAGTTATGCCAAGTAGCGTACCCCTTGAATACGCCTTTTATATTGTTAGATTGAGTTATATTGTTAGTTATATTGAATACTTTCTTATCTATAATAAGcaaaaagcattttatttaaaggCACGACACAATTCATGGTGTACATACTTATCTATGCAGTTCACACTGAATGAATGATGTCTGTGCACTGCTTTCCATGCCTTTCAAAGTGGTCTTCACTGTGGGCTGTTGCATAACCCCTAACAGGGCCCCTTTGCTATTTTTGTTCCTGGATACACGTCTCAGTGAGGTATTTTCTGTGGTGACTCGCTTACATCAGTAGGTCTGATAGTGTACCCTCAATACACACGATGTGGATCATTGATGGGGCTTATCTTTGGCTTATTAGGCTTTAAATCTGTTTTCTTTGAGGGTTACATACTGGAATATGGAAAATGGGAATTGTAAAGGGAGCTGGAAATGACTGGAGATACTGGACAAGGCTGTATTTGAACACCAGGTTTGTAAATGGCAATTGATATTTTTGATGTTCTTGTAGCTGTGCTTGCTAGAGGGTGACTTGCCAGTTATCTGTCCTTGACTGCTCTGCTCTTGTTCACCATGTAATTCATCCATCATGCAGTCCTCCAGTCTTTCCTGGAGTGCTGCTATGGATGTCATTTATAAGACTACTTGGTTTTATAAGTTGCCAGGCTTTGGCTCTTGTGACTGTTGATACAGTGGGGTGCTGATACATGACGTAATGTCATTCCCCTGACTACGGCTATATTTTTCTTTGACTTGATATTGCATGTTGTTTCACTCTCCATGTTGTAGCTGGGGGTGTTCATGCAGATGTGTAGGAGTGTTGTCAAAATGGGAAGTGGTAACAGTTGGTCAAACCTGTGCACTTTTCATTCATAAGCCAGAACAGTCTACGATGACGATAATGATGGAAAGCATGATTCTCTATACACGTAATTGTAGTTATTCCTTTATGCAATCTGTTATTCCACATTTAGAAGATCATCAACCATTATGTGGTTCTGAAATGCTCACCATGAATGAGAGCACActattacatttgttttttttttcatgtctttCACTCCTTTGTCCACTCATTAAttcatcccccccccctcctacAGAGGGAGACCCAAGAATGAGATCAGAGTGACCTTGAGAGGAGCGCTGGAGAATCCTATCACCTCTAGAGACCCCTCTATACCACCTCCACCTCTTTGTATAAAGTGAATTTTGACAGTGGCAATGTTTCAAAGTAAACTGAAGTATGTGGTTCAGGTTTCTTTTCTGACATAATGATGTGAAGTCTTCTGATGTCCTAATTAACACAAGCTAAGAGGTCTGCACCAGATAATCTTATATAACCTCATTAAAGTCACATTGTTCGATGTGAAGATATGAACTACTCCTGGTTGTCTTTCCTGATGCTGTTATTggtgttttatattttacaaaaatgatACATTAATAGCAGTGTTTGTTTACTGTTATGCTAATTAAGTGAAAGCTTATTTAACTCTCATCAAATAGCCCTACTACCTGTCAGCTGTACCCCATGGCAGTCATGTCAGCTGTCTAGAATCAGTAGGTTATATGTAGGTTATAAAATATGTGggttataaaagtaaaaaagtaaCCACCTTAGGAAATGTGGAATgtgtttatactgaaatatattttcaaatcaGAAAGTTAGGCTGCTCCTTTCCACAGATATGTGACATATACATTACAAGCTTGCTATAAAAGTGGCCATTTGCACTATAAATAGTCATAGGCAAACATGAAAAGGGATGCAGCTGTTAGATAGTGCTTAATCACCTTGGCATCATACAAACTCTGTTTAGAaatttatttgttaatatataatattgaattaatttgtcttcttcttcttcaacttcttcttcttattctcttcctcttcttcttcttattattattactattacaggATGTTTTATTATAATAGATATGTAAATTACTTTCTGTGATATTGAAAAGTCCAGGTGACATTTATTCTTTTCAGTACAATTTTCATGTGTTATTATATTTTGATGCATCATTATATTTGTCTTTATTACTTCCCTTTAGATAACCTGGAACTGGTACATAAGACTAAGAGTACACTGAAGAAGGAATAAAAccagaaatgaaaacattggAAAGAAAATTATCCATCATTTTTTGAGAATCACGCTATCAACCTGAAGACTACATCTGTACAATTTGGAACTTATGGCACTTAAACAAGATATTACACCAAATTAATTAGGACATTTTATACAATGCAATCCTGAAAAATGAAGTAGCAAAGATGTAGCAAACATAAGTattgatattaaaaaaataatatttgcatCATGGCAACTCCTGAACCCGCTACTGCAGTAGGATGTTCCCCAAAGGGAGGCACTTTGAAAGAAGACAGATTTTCTGATTCTGAAATGGCCCAAAGAGATCATTTTCCTGACACCAAGGACAACATACCACTAACAGAAAGATCCCACAGAGATGATTTGAGGTCATGTCCCAGTACTGAGACACAAACAGTGGGGTCAGGAACTAGTCCCCCCTTACAAGCCAGTGAGCAGAACCCAATCTACACATGGAGGAAGACACAGCGTTTCCCTCCCCCTGGCAAACGGTTCCAATCAAGTGTTAACCTTCTGTCAGCAGGTGTGCACAAAAAAGAGCTGAAAGTGAAGAAGACAGGAAAGTATGTGTGCCATTACTGTGGGAGAGCATGCGCCAAACCCAGTGTGCTGAAAAAACACATACGTTCTCACACTGGTGAGCGACCTTATCCATGTGTTCCTTGTGGATTCTCATTCAAAACTAAAAGCAATTTGTACAAACACAGAAAgtctcacacacatgctgtcAAAGCAGGATTGTTTCCATTTTCAGAGCAAGATAGGAAGCTTAGTAGTATGGATGAAGTGACAGTTGGAGTAGGAGAAATGCACTCGGATGCTGAGCAGAGCAGTGACACTGATGAGGAGGTGATAGAAGGGGCAGCTCTTGCACAGAGGCAGCCCTTGCACAGGGGCAGCTCTATCCAAATGACGGACAGGGGGAATACTGTACAGGAAAAGTTTGGTAGACATACACAAAAGATTCCTGGGATAACCTTTACACAAAGTTCATCAAATGAGAGTATATCAGGAAAAGTATCTTTATGGCAGTTTAGAGAAATGATGACACCTGTTACTGTCACTCAGGTGGACCAAGAACTTGAGTCTTCTACCATAAAGCAAAGACTTGCCCTTAGGCTTTCAGAGAAAAGAAGTcaagattctctctctctccccagctCATACAGCAAAGGCAGCACTGACTCTGGCTACTTTTCACGCTCAGAAAGTGCAGAACAGCAGTTCAATCAACCCAGTGCAAATGCCAAGTCATACCAAGAAATTATGTTTGGGAAGTGTTATAGACCAAGCGCCAAGCCAAGGCAATCAATCACTGTACAGACTTGCATGACAGACATAAATGAGACTCCATCCAGTTTTATGATTAAATTGACCAAAGGAATGGCACCTGAGGACGCCACATGCCATTTGCACAGACGCAAAAAAGACCTGGCTAGATCAATAAAAATCGAATCAGAATCTTTTCAAGAAGAAgagtatcaggaaatcccagAAATGTTTCAGTGTAGGACTGAGCTATTAGAAACCCCACCAGAATGTGGTTTACTATTACGGAGCAACTCTCTTCCAACACCATCTGATTCCAATGTAAGTACACCACGGGCGCTAAGAAGCAGTAATTCTTTTGATGAGAGGATGACAAATGAGGAAATCTCCTTTCGTAGCTCCATGGGCATGAGAAAGCTCATGAGACAGGCTGCCTTTGAACATTCTGCACATGAAGGACATGGAGAACCGGATAACCACACTTTGGTTTATGGCCTGAAATCAGAGCCAAAAGTTGACAGTGCTGATGATTCTAAAATTGGAATAGAGAATTGTCCAGAATCAGAGTCATGCCTCATGTTTCAAAACCACATGATGGAAAATGCTACAAGGAAACGTAGAAAAGGAAAGAACATAATGGAAGAGGAAGATTTTCCAACCCAAAATAAGCCTTCATGCTTGCCTGACCTCACAGGGGACCTTTGTACAAAGCAAGATATTATGGATGCTACATATACTGATACAGAGAGATGGGCTGGCAGCAATGTTATCTCTGTAATTCAGCACACAAAATCATTAAGTAGGCTGAGTTCTGCAGAGAAGTCCACTGATTTTGAATCACAACAGTTCAATAAAAGTACAGTTTATCAGTTAATTGCAAAGGAGCAGATTAAGGAAAAGTACAAAACTGACTCACTCATGCATTCTGGTAAAATAGAGAGTCAATACAGTGGAAGTAGTTTGATCTACCAGTGGTCTCATTTATCTAAACAACTAGCTTTTCAGTCTGGTATTCAAGTTCCAGAGATTAGAGTTACAGAGGAGCCTGACAAACCAGAAAAAGTAAGAGACTTGCAGGTTAGaccaaatgaaaaaaacagagaagaatTCCAGTGGCCTCAGAGGAGTGAAACTTTGTCAAACTTCCCAGTTGAAAAGTTACCGCCAAAAAAGAAACGCTTGCGTTTAGCTGAGATGGAATGTTCCTCTGGTGAATCAAGCTTTGAATCTGCTTGTACTAGTCTCTCCAGAAGCCCAAGTCAAGATAGCAATTTATCTCACAGCTCAAGCTTTTCACAATCACTTGACAGAGAGGAAAGTATGAATGTCGCATCTCCTGCTAAATCGGATGAGTTTAATAAGTGTTTGGAGTTCTTGTCTGTTCCAGGAAGCTCAGTAAGCCAACAGAGGGAGATGAGGCGCTCTGCATCAGAACAGGCACCCTGCAACTTACCCACTGAATTACCAGAATTTAGAAGCAAGTCCTTTGACTATAGCAACCTTTCTTTTGCAATGAGCCCTATCCAAAGTGACATCTACCCCAGTGAATGTGGATTTAAAGAACGAAGAAGAGGCTGTTTGGTTAGACAGGCTTCTTTGAGTGGTGATCCAGAGACTTCAGCACATGATAAATCTATTGAGATGAATGCTACACAGGGAAGCTCAGATGCAGTTGAAATGGGCAGGAAAATGTCTTCATCAGACAAACAGATTTTGTTGGAAGGTTCCTTTAGTGGCATTGAGAAAATGAGATACTCTTCGTTGCATGGAAGTGTTTCTCCACAGCAGATAATTACACCGGACTTGTCTAGAATGCCAGAGCAAATACCCCATAAACAGCCTCTTCTTCCCCAGACTTTACAGATGCATCAGTATCATGGCCTAaagcagaaaataaagaaagaacctgaagatttaaaaacagcagAAGATCCTAGAATCGCTCTGGCAGATCTACCAGAAGACCATTCACACAGTGTGACCAATGTCCTGTCAACAATAGCAGTTCTTTCACAAGCTCAGCCTTCTTTAGCCAATCAGAGCTTACATGGTTTGTTAGTTCCAGTCAGAATTCAGATGCAAGTACCATGCTATGGAAACATCACATACACTAGTATATCTCATATTCTGGATTCTCAATATGCGATAAACTTAGCACCTAATAATGTTTTCACTCAAAGTCAATGTTTGAGTGTTACATCACAACACAGAGTAGGTTCTGATGTATATCAAACACCAGCACATCCAAGAGAACTTCTGCACAACACACAGTCATCACCTGCAAAACTGAATACAGGCATACCTCTGTCCTTGACCTCTAGAACCATTTCAACTACGGAGGCTCCAAGCAGTGGATGTAGTAAGCGAATGCTTTCTCCTGCCAGTAGTATTGAGCTCTTCATTGAAGCAACTCAGCAAAAACGAGTCAAAGATGAGAATATGTATGGACAGATTGTAGAAGAACTTAGTGCTGTAGAATTAGGACATCCTGATCAtggaaaagagaaacagaaaaacgAGAGTAAGTCAACACATGTACAAAATCCATCTGTGACTATTGAGGAGATTGAAATGAAGGATCCTAATATAGACTTCTACCATAAAGCAGGCTTACCATTGCCCAGCAGTGTTTCTCCAGAAGCAGTTTTGGTAAATAATTTGCCTATACCAGTGCAGATTGCCACAACGACCTTACCTAGAGACATTGCCAATATTGGGATACTATCTCAGTTTCCAGGTCTTCACACTACAACATGTGTGAGTTGGTGTTATCTCAATTGTTCCAAACCAAACAGTACTCAAACAGCACCTAATTTCTCTGTGTATGCCGCTTGGTTCATGAGATGCCACAATCCAAATCCACCAAGTCTCAGTACTGGAAAGGCCCTTGCCCTTCTCCAATCTAAACAGAAGAAACAAAATTCCACATATACAATCGCAGCCATGTATCAACCAGGAATACTTGTTACTTCAACTATGTCAAGTCACAAACAGGATCAGGTTGGTTTTATACTTTTCCTTGTCTTGTTTATCTGGTCTTTGTGTATAAATTCAACTATATTAGTTtacttaacatttttaaaaattattttaattttattttttttacaggggACCATTGAGGCTAGGGTGGGAGACATAACATATGATACACAAATGAAAGATATTAAGCAAAAATGTAGACCTTCACGTGAGAATAGCAAGGAAACTGAGGCACCTTTAAGGCAAACAGAGCCCGCTCGGGTAAAGATTTTTGAAGGCGGGTGAGTAGTATCTTTCTGTACAGAtaccagaagtgttttattgatGAAAATCTTTGCTAATATATGTACAAATTTTCAGGTACAAATCAAATGAGGACTATGTGTATGTCAGGGGACGTGGCCGTGGGAAGTATATTTGTGAAGAGTGTGGTATTCGATGTAAAAAACCTAGTATGCTAAAGAAACACATACGTACTCACACAGATGTGAGGCCCTACATATGCAAATGCTGCAACTTTGCCTTTAAAACAAAAGGTTGGTTTTTACCACATTTTTGTAACACTCAATGTTAGTTActcttaaatatatttgcaTCTGATGAG
Proteins encoded:
- the hivep2b gene encoding transcription factor HIVEP2, with product MATPEPATAVGCSPKGGTLKEDRFSDSEMAQRDHFPDTKDNIPLTERSHRDDLRSCPSTETQTVGSGTSPPLQASEQNPIYTWRKTQRFPPPGKRFQSSVNLLSAGVHKKELKVKKTGKYVCHYCGRACAKPSVLKKHIRSHTGERPYPCVPCGFSFKTKSNLYKHRKSHTHAVKAGLFPFSEQDRKLSSMDEVTVGVGEMHSDAEQSSDTDEEVIEGAALAQRQPLHRGSSIQMTDRGNTVQEKFGRHTQKIPGITFTQSSSNESISGKVSLWQFREMMTPVTVTQVDQELESSTIKQRLALRLSEKRSQDSLSLPSSYSKGSTDSGYFSRSESAEQQFNQPSANAKSYQEIMFGKCYRPSAKPRQSITVQTCMTDINETPSSFMIKLTKGMAPEDATCHLHRRKKDLARSIKIESESFQEEEYQEIPEMFQCRTELLETPPECGLLLRSNSLPTPSDSNVSTPRALRSSNSFDERMTNEEISFRSSMGMRKLMRQAAFEHSAHEGHGEPDNHTLVYGLKSEPKVDSADDSKIGIENCPESESCLMFQNHMMENATRKRRKGKNIMEEEDFPTQNKPSCLPDLTGDLCTKQDIMDATYTDTERWAGSNVISVIQHTKSLSRLSSAEKSTDFESQQFNKSTVYQLIAKEQIKEKYKTDSLMHSGKIESQYSGSSLIYQWSHLSKQLAFQSGIQVPEIRVTEEPDKPEKVRDLQVRPNEKNREEFQWPQRSETLSNFPVEKLPPKKKRLRLAEMECSSGESSFESACTSLSRSPSQDSNLSHSSSFSQSLDREESMNVASPAKSDEFNKCLEFLSVPGSSVSQQREMRRSASEQAPCNLPTELPEFRSKSFDYSNLSFAMSPIQSDIYPSECGFKERRRGCLVRQASLSGDPETSAHDKSIEMNATQGSSDAVEMGRKMSSSDKQILLEGSFSGIEKMRYSSLHGSVSPQQIITPDLSRMPEQIPHKQPLLPQTLQMHQYHGLKQKIKKEPEDLKTAEDPRIALADLPEDHSHSVTNVLSTIAVLSQAQPSLANQSLHGLLVPVRIQMQVPCYGNITYTSISHILDSQYAINLAPNNVFTQSQCLSVTSQHRVGSDVYQTPAHPRELLHNTQSSPAKLNTGIPLSLTSRTISTTEAPSSGCSKRMLSPASSIELFIEATQQKRVKDENMYGQIVEELSAVELGHPDHGKEKQKNESKSTHVQNPSVTIEEIEMKDPNIDFYHKAGLPLPSSVSPEAVLVNNLPIPVQIATTTLPRDIANIGILSQFPGLHTTTCVSWCYLNCSKPNSTQTAPNFSVYAAWFMRCHNPNPPSLSTGKALALLQSKQKKQNSTYTIAAMYQPGILVTSTMSSHKQDQGTIEARVGDITYDTQMKDIKQKCRPSRENSKETEAPLRQTEPARVKIFEGGYKSNEDYVYVRGRGRGKYICEECGIRCKKPSMLKKHIRTHTDVRPYICKCCNFAFKTKGNLTKHMKSKAHLKKCLELGVSPMNLDNTDVAEHEDDVQKSLEIRPVTDAAIKHQFSDVDDSDGGEEDGDEPDDDEDDEYDGDTTPRTHSRSTSPQPYTINKPFPTICFTKNLDPKERLEASSVSNEDDLTLEHTSTSFDPCTLQLLSPCWDSPHQRNICQRGDLSPQGHLTTGRAPSPLRPIFPRRDVNIRGDLSPIRQLSPVRPISPATDVSRYRASSPRGHHRGMLRAASPRRGTYQHRSYVDSRREIKCEASSLIQSIAMYPEMDKPEAILQNVTDGIHFGSDASTLPSRGIFSHLPLHSQQQVQTPIPMVPIGGLRMPSVCPSGVSVEGHSQSLPQGDISERANSRLASVSIPEPGVSNISSQRKEQPTSCTGLACKDNKQEESVHICAEAIASLRITSEDIIGQDVLFVLPSPDGVG